CATACCCGTTAAAATCATTGAGGCATTGTAAAAGGCATCTATCCAATTCAGGTCTGCATAATACCAATATCCCACCATACCGATCCCCAAAGACATTCCTAAAATGAAAGAAGAATACAAAACATATTTAAAAACCCTTTTGTGAAACTGCTTTTTTGAAAGAAGAGGTTTTGACTTGTGTTCAAACATATGGGTTCGGTTTTTATTTTGAAAAATACGACTTAAAAAAACAAAACCAGATTTTACTTAACTTTTTTGGCCCTACTATTTTTTCTTTGTTTGAAAATCAAATTTCTCCTTTCGCCTTTTGCAACTCATATGCTGCCACCTGAAAATTATAATAAGCCCCCCAATATCCCGCTTGTGCTGCATTCATTGTTTCTTCTGCTTCTATTAAATCTTTGGCCGTGGACAGGTCGTTCTGAAAGCGAATGGTCAAGTAGTTCAGCTCTTTTTTTGCAAATTTGTAATTCCGCTGCTGTATCCTAATGTCTTCAGATGCGGATTTCAAATTAGATTGCGCCTCTACAATAGCTTCCATAAGGTCATTTTGGGTACCTTTTACCTGGAGCTTGGCCTGCTGCATTTTCAATGTCAATTGAGGCATTATTTGCCGATTGTCAAAAAACGCATTGAACTGCCAATTGAGTTTCAGTCCGACGTAACTGCTGCCATACCATCTGATTTTACTGCTATTAAACCAATTTGGTTGATCGCCTACCCCGTTGGAGCCCAGATAACCATAAAGGGAGGCGGTGGGCAGTAAAGCCTTTTGCTGTTTTTTCATTTCTGCCTCTATAGCACTTACTTGAAGGATCTGGAGTCGCAAGGCCGGTAAATTGGTTAAATTAACCGGTTGGATCGTTTCCATGGCAACAGTTGTTTCAAAATCATCAGGCACTTGCAACTCATCAAGCAGCACAACAGGCTGATCGACAGGCAACCCTAAAACCAGGTTTAATAACTGGCGACTTAAAAGGATAGCCTGTTCTGATTTTGCTATATCAGACAACGCATTCTGATAGCTGTTTTCCACCCTTTCCAATTCAATTTCATTGAGTAATTCAGCGTCCACTTTGGCTTGAGTCAGCACCAGGGTGTTTTTCAATGCAAGGGCATTATTCTTAAGCTCTTTGCTTCTGGCTTCATTGATCAACACCTGAAGGTAGCTGCGGATAGCATCGATTTTAAGGTTTTGCAAGCTCACTTCCGCCTGTACGTCATCAAGTTGACGGTTGAGCCTGAGTATTTTTAAATCTTCCAAAATGGTGGCATCAAAAACAAACTGGCTGATTTCAATCCCGGCAGTATTGTTCCAGAATTTACCAAATTGAACAGGAATATCTTCTCCCGGCCTACCCACCAGTTCTCCGGGCAAAATCGTGGTAGGTCTTTTAATATTATACCTCACATCAAAGGTTCCGGATATTTGAGGAAGCAGTTTACCAAGCGCTTCGTCCAATTGCTTGTCTGTGATCTGTCCGCTGATAAGCTGACTCTGGTAGTCAGGGTGATTTTGTTCTGCCATTTTCCATGCCTGTTCCAATGTCAAAGAAATAGTATCCAGGGATTGGCCCAAAACATTTTGGGAGGAAAGAAAAAAAATAACCAGCATAATATTTTGAACGATCAATTTCATATCCATAATTTTTAAAAACGAAATACTTCGGCGGGTTCAAATTTGGAAATTCGGCGAGAGGCGAAGGTGGCTCCTCCCAGGGCAATAAAACAAATCAGCATAAAGAAAACGATCAGGAAAGAAGGGGAAAAATGAATGAGCAACCCTTGTTTGGCAATAGCGGTTGTAAAGCCTTTAATCAACAAAAATCCGATACTAAACCCCAAAATGGCAAATATAGCGGCCTGGGTATATATCAGTCTGCGGATATAACCATTGGTTGCCCCAATAGCTTTCATGGTGCCATAATCCTTAACACGGTCTACCGCTGCGGAGAAAAGCGTCAGCCCCACAATAAAGAATCCGGCGATAAAAGCAAATACAACCATCGTACCAATGGAGGTTGCAATACTGGTATTTTTCAGGATAAACTGAATGGTTTTATTGCCAAGTTCTTTGCCTTCCCATGCTCGAACCCCATAAATATTCTTATTAATGACCCCAATCATTTGTTGGCGATCCTGGCCCGGGGATGTTTCCACTAAAAAAGCACTGGCAGTATTGTCCCCGGCGGCAGACCAAAGTCTGGCTCTTTCAATAGTGGTAAAAACCAACACTCCTCCAAATCCGCGAACCCCTTTCGTTCGTGCGGCTATATATGCTTTCCTACCATTGATTTCAAGGGTGGTCCCCAAATCTGTTTTAGGGAAAACACGGGTATCGAAAATATCTACGGCAATGGCTCCATCCGGAAGAAGATTACGGGCCTTACCTTCATAAAATTGAGCGGGGCCCCCCACAAAATCCGGACTGCTAACACCAATAAGGGTGACTGCTGTGTTATCTCCTTGCGGGAATTGAACGGTAGCCCCTCCAACGAATAAAGGATGGACATTCTTTATCCCTTTAAGGGATTTAAGTTCATATTCAATCCTGTTATCCAGCCTGCCGAGCGCATTGGCATTTTCCGTATGATTATCAACGACCCAAATATACTGGGAGTTTAACCCGACCAAAACATTCATGCTATTGGTCAAAAAACTAAAAACGCCGGTTTGCTGACCAATCAAAAAAGTAGAGATTATTACCCCAAACAATGCACCAATAGATTTGGATTTATCATAAAGAATAAACCTGAGCGCCGTTTTAAACTTAGGAGGAGTTTTAAACATTATTCTTATTTTCTAACATCAATGACACATTCAACTCTTTGTCCGTACAATAGTTTCTCCTGTCCCTTGGTCAAACGCACCTTCACTTCCCTGACCCTCCTGTCCTCCAGCTTACCCACTTCATCTGAGAACAAAGATTTTTGCCGCAAGGAGGGAGCGACCTCGACCACCCTACCTTCCGCCAAAGTATCCGATGCCCCTTGTTTTCGAATAAAAGCAAATTGGTCGAGTTTTACCTTATCTGCAAACAACTCGTCAATCTCGGTAACTGCATCCATGGGCGATTCAGCGGCAAAAGATCCGAGAGATATCCCGGGCCCTGCTTCGGCACCGAGGGCCGTATTTACTTCCAAAATAATGCCGTTGGCCGGTGCTTTGATAAAATGTTTTTCCAACGCTATTTGCGCCAGGAGCAGGTCTGTTTTTAATTCTGTCAGACTGGCCCTGGCATTTTCCACATTGGCTTCCGAAGCCGTTACGTCGGTTAACGCCACGGTCCATTCATTTTTAAGATCATCCAGATTCGCTTTTGTATCAGCCCCCTGGTCATAAACCTTTTTAACCCTGGCATAATTTTTTTCCGCATTAGCGGCATTGGCTTTCATTTTTGCCAGTGTTGCTGCTGCATTTTTTATGACGGCCTGCTGTACCTGCATCTGTGCCTGTATTTTGGAAATATTGGCCTCTTCCGTTGCATGGTCGATCACAAAAAGTACCTGGCCTTTTTGAACAATATCACTCAACTTTGTCTTAACGGCCTCAATACTTCCGCTGACTTGTGGATACAAATCAATGGTTTTTCCTTCCGGATCTATTTTTGCCAAGCCCACCACTTTATCAGGCACCGCTTCCAAAGATTTATTTTCAATGTTCTGGGCGGAGTCTGCCGTTACGCTTTTGTCCTTACCAGATCCGCCACATCCTGTAAATAAAAAACTGGATGCAGCCAATACCCCTGCCAGAGCAAGGAAAACAATTATTTTTGGATTTGGACTTTTCATTTATTTTCGAACATTTTTTGATTAGCGAATTTCAGTAACCCTTCCATTATCAACCTGTACCACACGATGGGCATACGGTTCAAGGCGGCGATCATGGGTTACAATTACAATGGCCTTCCCTTGTTCTGCGAGAGATTTCAGTTCTTCCATTACTTTTCCGACAGACGCAGCATCCAAAGCTGCTGTAGGCTCATCACACAATAGCATCATGGGGTCGGTCACCAAAGCCCTTGCAATAGCAACCCGTTGCTGCTGCCCTCCGGATAATTGTCGGGGCAGGTTTTTTCTTCGATCCAACATCCCTACTTTGTCCAAAGCGCTATGTGCTTTTTCCATAGCCTCTTTTTGTGTCATTTTTTTGGTCAAAGTTAAAGGGAAAGCCACATTGCTTTCTGCACTCAAAGGAGCGATGAGGTTGAAACTCTGAAAAACAAATCCAATATTGTTCAGGCGTAAAGCTGCGAGTTGATTATCATTTAATTGGGTTGTTTCCTGCCCGTTCACCACAACCTGGCCTGCGGTAGGGTAAATAACACACCCCAATAGGGAAAGCAAGGTTGTTTTTCCTGAACCTGAAGGGCCAATAATCATCAGAACTTCCCCGGCAAATACCTCCAAATCAGTTTTATCCAATGCGGTGATGGTAGTATCCCCTACCTTATAAATTTTATTTGCGCCCTTTACCTGGGCAATTTTATTCATTGTCATCCTTAATGGCTTGAGACCAATCAACTATTTTCTATCTTTCAAACAAAATAGACACCGGATTCGTTCAAGGTCACTTTTTATTAATTAATATAGAAATCAAAAATCGGATAATCTTTAGAGATGCTGACAATTTCAAGCACCACAAGCGATTTGTGTAAGATAAGGATATCCAAAAATGTTTTTATTGATAGCAGAGGTTTAAAAAGTCCTTCGATAACCAACTAGGGTTCAATAACCCGCTCCAGCGCATTGGGCAAATAAATCAAATCAAAAGGCGCATCATACACCAGGTACATCATTTGCCAGTTGGGTTCGAATTTATCTTTATAGGATCGCAGACTTTTGTAATGTCCAAATTGACGAATACGTTCATAGGCCAGTTTCATAACGCGCTCCTGTAAGTTTTCCGGAACGTCAATGCCCGACATGGGAACCATCCCTAAATTGCATCCTTTGAACCCCAGACTTTTCAGGTATTCAAACATATTTACAAAGAGGAAATCCATTGTTCCGTTGGGCGCATCCCCGGTTTTGCGCATGAGGTCAAAATTGGCTTCCCTT
This sequence is a window from Lewinellaceae bacterium. Protein-coding genes within it:
- a CDS encoding biotin/lipoyl-binding protein, producing MKSPNPKIIVFLALAGVLAASSFLFTGCGGSGKDKSVTADSAQNIENKSLEAVPDKVVGLAKIDPEGKTIDLYPQVSGSIEAVKTKLSDIVQKGQVLFVIDHATEEANISKIQAQMQVQQAVIKNAAATLAKMKANAANAEKNYARVKKVYDQGADTKANLDDLKNEWTVALTDVTASEANVENARASLTELKTDLLLAQIALEKHFIKAPANGIILEVNTALGAEAGPGISLGSFAAESPMDAVTEIDELFADKVKLDQFAFIRKQGASDTLAEGRVVEVAPSLRQKSLFSDEVGKLEDRRVREVKVRLTKGQEKLLYGQRVECVIDVRK
- a CDS encoding ABC transporter permease, coding for MFKTPPKFKTALRFILYDKSKSIGALFGVIISTFLIGQQTGVFSFLTNSMNVLVGLNSQYIWVVDNHTENANALGRLDNRIEYELKSLKGIKNVHPLFVGGATVQFPQGDNTAVTLIGVSSPDFVGGPAQFYEGKARNLLPDGAIAVDIFDTRVFPKTDLGTTLEINGRKAYIAARTKGVRGFGGVLVFTTIERARLWSAAGDNTASAFLVETSPGQDRQQMIGVINKNIYGVRAWEGKELGNKTIQFILKNTSIATSIGTMVVFAFIAGFFIVGLTLFSAAVDRVKDYGTMKAIGATNGYIRRLIYTQAAIFAILGFSIGFLLIKGFTTAIAKQGLLIHFSPSFLIVFFMLICFIALGGATFASRRISKFEPAEVFRF
- a CDS encoding TolC family protein; the protein is MKLIVQNIMLVIFFLSSQNVLGQSLDTISLTLEQAWKMAEQNHPDYQSQLISGQITDKQLDEALGKLLPQISGTFDVRYNIKRPTTILPGELVGRPGEDIPVQFGKFWNNTAGIEISQFVFDATILEDLKILRLNRQLDDVQAEVSLQNLKIDAIRSYLQVLINEARSKELKNNALALKNTLVLTQAKVDAELLNEIELERVENSYQNALSDIAKSEQAILLSRQLLNLVLGLPVDQPVVLLDELQVPDDFETTVAMETIQPVNLTNLPALRLQILQVSAIEAEMKKQQKALLPTASLYGYLGSNGVGDQPNWFNSSKIRWYGSSYVGLKLNWQFNAFFDNRQIMPQLTLKMQQAKLQVKGTQNDLMEAIVEAQSNLKSASEDIRIQQRNYKFAKKELNYLTIRFQNDLSTAKDLIEAEETMNAAQAGYWGAYYNFQVAAYELQKAKGEI
- a CDS encoding ABC transporter ATP-binding protein, producing the protein MNKIAQVKGANKIYKVGDTTITALDKTDLEVFAGEVLMIIGPSGSGKTTLLSLLGCVIYPTAGQVVVNGQETTQLNDNQLAALRLNNIGFVFQSFNLIAPLSAESNVAFPLTLTKKMTQKEAMEKAHSALDKVGMLDRRKNLPRQLSGGQQQRVAIARALVTDPMMLLCDEPTAALDAASVGKVMEELKSLAEQGKAIVIVTHDRRLEPYAHRVVQVDNGRVTEIR